The Virgibacillus dokdonensis genome includes a window with the following:
- the nhaC gene encoding Na+/H+ antiporter NhaC, translated as MTEISKKDISVWWALTPLCVMITSMILTIVAFQGEPHLPLIIGTGTAALVAWKQGYSWKEIEEMMFRGIRLALPAIIIIMLVGLTIGAWIGGGIVATMIYYGLKIISPSIFLVTITIICAIVALTVGSSWATMGTIGVAGMGIGMSMGIPAPIVAGAVISGSYFGDKMSPLSDTTNLASGLTNTDLFVHIKHMLYTTVPSLIISLLVFTYIGRDFGKDAIENERITQTILDMQANFVMSPYLLLIPLLVIVLVMFKVPAVPAIATGIVMGFFSQIFVQGDDPSYALQVLQNGYTIDTSNEMVAELFNRGGLMSMMYTVSMTIVAMTFGGIMEYSGMLKAMMDQLLKFIKSTGNLIASTLGAAFLTNATCSEQYISIVVPSRMFATVYKKKGLHSKNLSRSLEDGGTLTSVFIPWNTCGVFIYTTLEVHAFSYAPYAILNFTVPIIALIYAYTGFTITKIEKTDRSQQTTLIRKKSM; from the coding sequence ATGACCGAAATATCTAAAAAAGATATTAGCGTTTGGTGGGCGCTTACACCTCTTTGTGTGATGATTACTTCCATGATACTAACCATTGTGGCTTTTCAAGGAGAACCCCACTTGCCACTCATTATTGGCACAGGAACAGCCGCGCTTGTAGCTTGGAAACAAGGCTATTCATGGAAAGAAATAGAAGAGATGATGTTTCGCGGCATACGATTAGCACTACCGGCCATTATCATTATTATGCTTGTTGGATTAACTATTGGTGCTTGGATTGGTGGTGGTATTGTTGCCACCATGATTTATTACGGCTTAAAGATCATTTCACCATCTATTTTTTTGGTAACGATTACAATTATATGCGCTATTGTAGCTTTAACCGTTGGCAGCTCTTGGGCAACAATGGGAACGATTGGGGTTGCTGGCATGGGAATAGGAATGAGTATGGGAATCCCAGCTCCTATAGTTGCAGGTGCAGTTATTTCAGGCTCTTATTTTGGAGATAAAATGTCTCCTTTATCAGACACTACGAATCTAGCTTCAGGTTTGACAAATACAGATTTATTCGTTCATATTAAACATATGCTATATACAACAGTACCAAGTTTAATCATTTCTTTACTCGTTTTTACTTACATAGGAAGAGACTTCGGAAAAGATGCCATTGAGAATGAAAGAATTACGCAAACCATCTTAGACATGCAGGCGAATTTTGTCATGTCTCCATATCTTTTGCTTATACCACTACTTGTCATCGTACTGGTTATGTTCAAAGTACCCGCTGTTCCTGCTATCGCAACCGGAATCGTTATGGGCTTTTTCTCGCAAATATTCGTGCAAGGAGACGACCCATCCTATGCGCTACAAGTGTTGCAAAATGGCTACACGATAGATACAAGCAACGAAATGGTTGCTGAATTATTTAATCGCGGTGGACTGATGTCTATGATGTATACCGTGTCGATGACCATTGTCGCTATGACTTTTGGAGGGATCATGGAATATTCGGGGATGCTAAAAGCGATGATGGATCAACTATTAAAATTCATAAAATCAACTGGGAATTTAATTGCATCTACATTAGGAGCAGCTTTTTTAACGAATGCAACATGTTCTGAGCAGTATATTTCCATTGTCGTTCCATCTAGAATGTTTGCTACCGTATATAAAAAGAAAGGCTTACATTCGAAGAACTTATCAAGATCTCTAGAGGATGGTGGAACACTAACTTCTGTCTTTATTCCTTGGAATACTTGTGGGGTCTTCATCTACACAACTCTAGAGGTGCATGCCTTTAGTTATGCACCTTATGCTATTTTAAATTTCACCGTACCAATTATTGCCTTGATTTATGCCTATACTGGGTTCACCATTACAAAAATTGAAAAAACAGATCGCTCTCAGCAGACGACATTGATTAGAAAAAAATCAATGTAA
- a CDS encoding branched-chain amino acid aminotransferase, giving the protein MEEWTVKVNHCAVKKEKPQTDQLEFGRIFTDHMFVMDYSEPLGWHDARIVPYQPLTIDPSAMIFHYGQSVFEGLKAYQTPEGEIQLFRPEKNLQRLNKSNDRLCIPAIDEAFILEALKQLIYLDKEWIPTAEGTSLYIRPFIISTEPYIGVAPSHQYKFVIILSPVGAYYKEGINPVKIAVENQYVRAVKGGTGEAKTGGNYASSLKAQEICSQKGFAQVLWLDGVEKKYIEEVGSMNVFFRINGNVYTPILNGSILEGVTRNSVIQLLKHWNIPVMEEKLSMEELYQAYLDGELEEAFGTGTAAVISPIGQLSWEGKDLIINNGKTGELAKSLYTTLTNIQYGKEVDPFDWVEKVSEAYAIKQ; this is encoded by the coding sequence ATGGAAGAATGGACAGTTAAAGTTAACCATTGTGCAGTCAAGAAGGAAAAACCTCAAACAGACCAACTAGAATTCGGGAGAATATTTACCGATCACATGTTTGTCATGGATTATTCTGAGCCTTTGGGTTGGCACGATGCTCGCATTGTCCCTTATCAACCTTTAACGATTGACCCATCAGCAATGATTTTTCATTATGGCCAATCCGTTTTTGAAGGATTAAAGGCATATCAAACGCCTGAAGGAGAAATTCAATTATTTCGTCCGGAAAAGAATTTGCAGCGATTAAACAAATCCAATGATCGCTTATGTATTCCTGCGATTGATGAAGCGTTTATACTGGAAGCTCTAAAACAATTAATCTATTTAGATAAAGAGTGGATACCAACTGCAGAAGGAACATCGCTTTATATTCGCCCATTCATTATTTCAACAGAACCTTATATTGGCGTGGCACCTTCCCATCAATACAAGTTCGTAATCATTTTATCACCAGTGGGAGCTTATTATAAAGAAGGCATTAACCCCGTGAAAATTGCTGTGGAAAACCAGTACGTGCGAGCAGTGAAAGGTGGTACTGGGGAAGCAAAAACAGGCGGAAACTACGCTTCGAGCCTAAAGGCACAAGAAATATGCTCCCAAAAAGGATTTGCTCAAGTACTTTGGCTTGATGGAGTGGAAAAGAAATATATTGAAGAAGTTGGAAGTATGAATGTATTCTTTAGAATAAATGGAAATGTCTATACTCCTATACTAAATGGAAGTATTCTAGAAGGAGTTACGCGTAATTCTGTTATTCAGTTATTGAAACACTGGAATATTCCTGTTATGGAAGAAAAGCTGTCAATGGAAGAGTTATATCAAGCATATCTTGATGGAGAATTGGAAGAAGCTTTCGGCACAGGAACAGCAGCAGTTATCTCACCAATTGGTCAACTAAGTTGGGAAGGTAAAGATTTAATCATTAACAATGGGAAAACAGGTGAATTAGCTAAATCATTATATACAACACTGACGAACATTCAATACGGTAAAGAGGTAGATCCATTTGATTGGGTGGAAAAAGTTAGCGAAGCATATGCTATAAAACAGTAA
- a CDS encoding helix-turn-helix domain-containing protein: MDILIIDRDETERTGLEWFIRSNQLPFEHILHARNIKQANMLLSKGKPHVVILELELLSPTNFAAFATNIRRYSKSLITTTAEPVFERASQAIELQSKSLLVKPLNLTLLKKALTNATKIEHSSQPMEYISRSHEIYHSLFLKTSLSDPVQPIFLLIEPEKQAHIQDLFAWLYNNSPPFKIELYPLHNRIVCLAYVRYPYTTENIKFEVSKIMQLWREAFDFNINIAIYKNEMDIIDLHQAYVVTKTVLNMRFYKGFNQVFVVDQVYTFSSFDPFLTSDEQRFWMESLEKGDIESIKDYLYQTFTRPFNNYPEPEIVRIQLTSVLAQVRRFINNCKLSKIEVVEEAYHHTFQIILNHPVLYTIVQEFILFCITVIKHAQVQKQKREFNYLERSLLYLEHHFNNVNLRLEDLANYLEISPNYLSHLLSMENKPFKKIVTEFRINSAKKLLLHTNETIYNISISVGFKDQNYFSRVFKQFNNTSPKEYRRSHQTQPRTKAQAPVQQRSDWNESTEIKESR; this comes from the coding sequence ATGGATATTTTAATTATTGATCGAGATGAAACGGAAAGAACTGGATTGGAATGGTTTATTCGTTCCAACCAGCTGCCATTTGAGCATATTCTTCATGCAAGGAATATCAAACAAGCAAATATGCTTTTAAGCAAAGGAAAACCGCATGTCGTCATACTCGAACTGGAATTGCTTTCTCCTACTAATTTTGCAGCTTTTGCTACGAACATTCGCAGGTATTCCAAAAGCTTAATTACAACAACAGCAGAGCCTGTCTTTGAAAGAGCCTCGCAAGCTATTGAACTGCAAAGCAAATCACTACTTGTCAAACCACTTAACCTTACACTATTAAAAAAAGCACTAACAAACGCAACAAAAATAGAGCACAGCAGTCAGCCTATGGAATACATTTCAAGAAGTCACGAAATATACCATTCCTTATTTTTAAAAACTTCTTTATCAGACCCTGTTCAGCCCATTTTTTTGCTGATAGAACCAGAAAAGCAAGCACACATACAGGATTTATTTGCATGGTTATACAATAATAGCCCACCATTTAAAATTGAACTTTACCCACTGCATAACCGAATTGTTTGTTTAGCGTATGTAAGGTATCCGTATACAACGGAGAACATCAAATTCGAAGTCTCAAAAATAATGCAGTTATGGAGAGAAGCATTTGACTTCAACATAAATATCGCTATTTATAAAAACGAGATGGATATTATTGATCTACATCAAGCCTATGTAGTGACAAAAACTGTGCTTAACATGAGATTTTACAAAGGGTTTAATCAGGTATTTGTAGTTGATCAAGTTTACACTTTCTCATCTTTCGATCCTTTTTTAACTTCTGATGAACAGAGATTTTGGATGGAGAGCTTAGAAAAAGGAGATATTGAGAGTATTAAAGATTATTTATATCAAACGTTTACAAGACCGTTTAACAATTATCCCGAACCAGAGATTGTCCGAATTCAACTTACAAGTGTTCTTGCACAGGTGCGACGGTTTATTAATAACTGTAAATTATCTAAAATAGAAGTTGTGGAAGAAGCGTACCACCATACGTTTCAAATCATTTTAAATCATCCAGTTCTGTACACAATTGTGCAAGAATTCATTCTATTTTGCATCACTGTCATCAAACATGCTCAAGTTCAAAAGCAAAAGCGAGAATTTAATTATTTAGAAAGATCGCTTTTGTATTTAGAACATCATTTTAATAATGTAAATCTTCGCCTAGAAGATCTAGCGAATTACCTAGAAATCAGCCCCAATTACTTAAGTCATTTACTTTCGATGGAGAATAAACCATTCAAAAAAATTGTAACTGAATTCAGAATAAATAGTGCGAAAAAACTTTTACTCCATACGAATGAAACCATTTATAACATTAGCATTTCTGTTGGCTTTAAAGACCAAAATTACTTTTCCAGAGTTTTTAAGCAATTCAACAATACATCACCAAAAGAATATAGAAGGTCACATCAAACGCAGCCAAGAACAAAGGCGCAAGCGCCCGTTCAGCAACGTAGCGACTGGAACGAATCAACTGAGATAAAGGAATCACGGTGA
- the sspL gene encoding small, acid-soluble spore protein L, with protein sequence MKEEQHAYRSKRAQSSVNPQGLSEDKKDHRPKTQLEDRAKKKNTKI encoded by the coding sequence GTGAAAGAAGAGCAACATGCATATCGTTCTAAGCGTGCTCAAAGTAGTGTCAATCCCCAAGGTCTGTCTGAAGATAAAAAAGATCATCGTCCAAAAACGCAACTAGAAGATAGGGCGAAAAAGAAAAATACGAAGATCTAA
- the serA gene encoding phosphoglycerate dehydrogenase, translating to MGFRVLIADPLSQEGITPLLETEEIQLDIGTEWTNTELFERISEYDALIVRSQTQVTRALIAKATHLKIIGRAGVGVDNIDLDAATEQGIIVVNAPNGNTNSAAEHTMAMMMALSRKIPQAYLSLKNKQWDRKKYIGKELKNKTLGIIGFGRIGAEVAYRAKGQRMRIIAYDPFLTEEQASKLGIKKGSLENVYAQADFITIHTPLLKETRYLLNQQAFEAMKDGVYIINCARGGIIDEAALYDAIQNKKVAGAALDVFEEEPFYEHRLLELPEIIATPHLGASTVEAQESVAIDVSEDIIRFMRGEAVHNPVNLPSIPREALTEIKPYFLLAEKLGQFLIHLANEPIQEINLYYSGDVAKTKIGPITRNAVKGLLARHLGDHVNDVNALYLAEKRGLTIHENMTSSTQGFTNLMRVEIVTKSEKKSVAGTLLNGLGPRIVKVDPYSVDVTPKGHLLVIHHQDQPGVIGKMGSLLATKEINIATMQVDRADVGGNAIMVMTVDRHIEKIELEALEQLEEIHKAISIDL from the coding sequence ATGGGATTTAGAGTATTAATTGCTGATCCTTTAAGCCAAGAAGGAATTACCCCTTTATTAGAAACAGAAGAGATTCAATTAGATATTGGAACAGAATGGACAAATACGGAACTGTTTGAACGAATTTCAGAATATGACGCCTTAATAGTTAGAAGTCAAACACAAGTAACGCGTGCACTCATTGCGAAAGCAACCCATTTAAAAATCATTGGCAGAGCTGGTGTGGGGGTTGATAATATTGATCTAGATGCTGCAACAGAGCAAGGAATCATTGTTGTAAACGCACCGAATGGTAATACAAATTCAGCAGCTGAACATACAATGGCAATGATGATGGCTTTATCTAGAAAAATTCCACAAGCATATTTATCTTTAAAAAACAAACAATGGGATCGGAAAAAATATATTGGCAAAGAGCTAAAAAATAAGACATTAGGCATCATTGGATTTGGTCGTATCGGAGCAGAAGTCGCCTACCGAGCGAAAGGACAACGGATGCGTATAATCGCATACGACCCGTTTTTAACAGAAGAACAAGCAAGTAAATTAGGTATTAAAAAAGGTTCCCTTGAAAATGTTTATGCGCAAGCGGATTTCATTACCATTCACACGCCATTATTAAAGGAAACGCGATATCTTTTAAATCAACAAGCCTTCGAAGCAATGAAGGACGGTGTTTACATTATTAATTGTGCTCGAGGTGGAATCATTGATGAAGCGGCACTGTATGATGCCATCCAAAATAAAAAAGTTGCTGGAGCTGCTCTCGATGTATTTGAAGAAGAGCCATTTTATGAACACCGTTTATTAGAATTACCTGAAATAATTGCTACTCCTCATTTAGGCGCAAGTACGGTAGAAGCACAAGAAAGTGTTGCGATAGATGTTAGTGAAGATATCATTCGCTTCATGCGTGGAGAGGCTGTTCATAATCCTGTAAATCTCCCTTCTATTCCGCGAGAAGCCTTAACAGAAATTAAGCCATATTTCCTCTTAGCTGAAAAGCTTGGCCAATTTCTTATTCATTTAGCAAATGAACCAATTCAAGAAATTAACCTTTATTATTCTGGGGATGTGGCTAAAACAAAGATTGGTCCAATCACGAGGAATGCAGTGAAAGGACTGCTAGCTCGCCATTTAGGTGATCACGTAAATGATGTAAATGCCCTTTACCTCGCAGAAAAAAGAGGCTTAACTATTCATGAAAACATGACTTCTTCCACGCAAGGCTTTACAAACTTAATGCGTGTAGAAATAGTAACTAAATCTGAAAAGAAAAGCGTTGCCGGTACACTGCTTAATGGATTAGGCCCTAGAATTGTTAAAGTAGATCCTTATAGTGTTGATGTAACTCCAAAAGGACATCTTTTAGTTATCCACCATCAAGACCAACCAGGCGTTATTGGTAAAATGGGCAGCCTGCTAGCTACAAAAGAGATAAACATTGCAACCATGCAAGTAGATCGTGCCGATGTTGGTGGAAATGCCATTATGGTTATGACAGTAGACAGACATATAGAAAAGATAGAATTAGAAGCTTTAGAACAGCTTGAAGAAATTCATAAAGCTATTTCTATCGATTTATAA
- a CDS encoding CBS domain-containing protein, whose translation MYKNSDRFLTSFNRIEKMLRSFMIHKKDVSFSKTVKILRNSNALVSQYSDDLLEFAELRNAIVHNKVDMTYAIAEPHDEIVERIEWIEEELRKPKLVIPTFQKYVYCFQSNDELNKLLKVIHEKRLSKFPIYEGKVYRGLLTQKGITNWLASIDQRGEMLKSSYHLKDIFPFENNENSRFIAQDTTLYGAIEMFKEHTSRGKRLEALLITSNGEPSAELLGIITAWDILEIS comes from the coding sequence ATGTACAAAAACTCAGATCGATTCTTAACTTCTTTTAATCGAATTGAAAAAATGCTCCGTTCTTTCATGATACATAAAAAGGATGTAAGCTTTTCTAAAACAGTAAAAATTCTGCGGAATTCAAATGCATTAGTGAGCCAATACAGTGATGATTTGCTTGAGTTTGCGGAGCTTAGAAATGCAATCGTGCATAATAAAGTGGATATGACTTATGCCATAGCTGAACCACATGATGAAATTGTTGAAAGAATTGAATGGATTGAAGAGGAGCTAAGAAAGCCTAAACTCGTTATTCCTACGTTTCAAAAGTATGTATATTGTTTTCAAAGTAATGATGAATTAAATAAATTGTTAAAGGTTATTCATGAAAAAAGATTGTCCAAATTTCCCATTTATGAAGGTAAAGTGTACCGAGGTTTGCTTACCCAAAAAGGAATTACAAATTGGTTGGCGAGCATAGATCAACGAGGTGAAATGTTAAAAAGTAGCTATCACTTAAAAGATATTTTTCCTTTTGAAAACAATGAGAATTCGAGGTTTATTGCTCAGGATACCACTTTGTATGGGGCAATTGAAATGTTTAAAGAACATACAAGTAGGGGCAAGCGATTAGAAGCCTTGCTCATCACTTCGAATGGTGAACCTTCAGCCGAATTATTAGGTATTATTACAGCGTGGGATATTTTGGAGATTTCATAG
- a CDS encoding HAD-IIB family hydrolase — protein MKFVFDLDGTICFNGKPLSNTIVQCLKQLNKNDVIFASARPIRDMLPVLPKDFHSYTLIGGNGSLIYQDNKLLHAQTFTNQQLRVILKLVEEQEATFLMDSDWDYVYTGPKDHPIVHNLDQGKLAQHVAVDQLSSVVKILFITMKDYEILFTQLQHLDITVHEHRNEQLIDVSPRNIDKWSALQVLGIKPKSYIAFGNDANDISMFQHAAQAIMIDYHDQLSRFADEHVSYQEDGEKAIVEKIQSIYYETVYI, from the coding sequence ATGAAGTTTGTGTTTGATTTAGACGGAACGATATGTTTCAACGGTAAACCACTTTCAAATACGATTGTCCAATGTTTAAAACAGTTAAATAAAAATGACGTTATCTTTGCATCGGCTAGACCAATCAGGGATATGCTTCCAGTGCTTCCTAAAGATTTTCATTCTTATACGCTCATTGGTGGAAATGGTTCACTGATTTATCAAGATAATAAGCTATTACACGCCCAAACATTTACCAATCAACAGCTGCGTGTCATTTTAAAGCTAGTTGAGGAGCAGGAAGCGACTTTCTTAATGGATAGTGATTGGGACTATGTGTATACAGGCCCAAAGGATCATCCGATTGTACACAATCTGGACCAAGGAAAATTAGCTCAACATGTAGCCGTTGATCAACTTTCCTCTGTAGTAAAAATATTATTCATTACGATGAAGGATTACGAAATTTTATTCACTCAATTACAGCACTTGGACATAACTGTTCACGAACATCGTAATGAACAACTTATTGACGTAAGCCCAAGAAATATTGATAAGTGGAGTGCGTTACAAGTATTAGGTATAAAGCCGAAAAGTTATATAGCTTTTGGCAATGATGCGAATGATATCTCCATGTTCCAACATGCTGCACAGGCAATTATGATTGACTATCACGATCAATTGTCACGATTTGCTGATGAGCACGTTTCTTACCAAGAAGATGGAGAAAAAGCAATTGTGGAAAAAATCCAATCCATCTATTATGAAACCGTGTATATTTAG
- a CDS encoding HAD family hydrolase — protein sequence MVKAIIFDLDDTLLWDKKSVAESFRATCNMARDVYPQIDLERLEQNVRTEARALYASFPTYAFTQMIGINPFEGLWGDFDDGGREFDKLKQIAPEYRKSAWKRGLEKTGVLDEQLGETLAEAFPKVRKQKPIVFSSTFKVLDALRADYKLGLLTNGSPSLQQTKLDMTPQLTPYFDEIVVSGAFGSGKPDPAIFQHMLEKLEVDPFEALMVGDNLTTDIVGAFKSEMASIWINWNNIDSNGCPTFEVDDLLQVLDVVYNRLGKAKGTFKI from the coding sequence ATGGTTAAAGCAATTATTTTTGATTTGGACGATACACTCTTATGGGATAAGAAAAGTGTTGCTGAATCTTTTCGGGCAACCTGTAATATGGCGAGAGATGTGTATCCGCAAATTGATCTCGAGCGTTTAGAGCAGAATGTGAGAACAGAAGCACGTGCCTTGTATGCGTCTTTTCCGACGTATGCATTTACACAAATGATTGGGATTAATCCTTTTGAGGGGCTTTGGGGAGACTTTGATGATGGCGGAAGAGAGTTTGACAAATTAAAGCAAATTGCCCCTGAATACCGAAAATCAGCCTGGAAACGGGGGTTAGAAAAGACTGGGGTCTTAGATGAACAATTAGGGGAAACGTTGGCGGAAGCATTTCCTAAGGTGAGAAAACAGAAACCGATTGTATTTTCTAGTACATTTAAAGTGTTAGACGCATTACGTGCAGATTATAAATTAGGTTTATTAACAAATGGTTCACCGAGTTTACAACAAACGAAACTTGATATGACCCCTCAGCTGACGCCTTACTTTGATGAAATCGTTGTTTCAGGCGCATTTGGGAGTGGGAAGCCTGATCCAGCCATTTTTCAACATATGCTTGAAAAATTAGAGGTAGATCCATTCGAAGCTTTAATGGTTGGTGATAATTTAACTACAGATATAGTAGGGGCCTTCAAAAGTGAGATGGCTTCTATATGGATAAATTGGAATAATATAGACAGTAACGGTTGCCCCACTTTTGAAGTAGATGACTTATTACAAGTATTAGATGTTGTTTATAACAGGCTTGGGAAAGCAAAAGGCACTTTCAAAATTTGA
- a CDS encoding pyridoxal-phosphate-dependent aminotransferase family protein, which yields MQPDQHLLRIPGPTPIPPSVERAMAQPMFGHRGQEMKELLKIVKEKLKPIFGTKEDVLIYTASGTAALETAVVNTVQPEEEVLVIVTGAFGERFTKICDEYHIEAHKYLVPWGEAADPKQLASLLQQHPNVKAVFATFCETSTAVLNPIKQLAEVVHNESEALFIVDGVSCIGGTETKMDEWGLDVVVTGSQKAMMLPAGLAFIAASKRAWDVIEKNPHARFYLDMRRYRLKLQEDSTPFTPAVSLLQGLKQALTLVEEEGLENIFHRHEMMKNMTREAFKALSIPLLTSDKNASPTVTAVKPGDFASEDLRKIVKNDFGLTLAGGQQHLKGQIFRIGHMGYCSPADVLQVISIIEIGLQQIGKHVELGTGVQAAQAAYLKMKG from the coding sequence ATGCAACCCGATCAACATCTACTTAGAATTCCTGGCCCAACACCAATTCCACCTAGTGTAGAACGTGCAATGGCACAGCCTATGTTTGGACACCGAGGACAAGAAATGAAAGAACTGTTAAAGATTGTGAAGGAAAAATTAAAACCTATCTTTGGTACAAAAGAGGATGTACTTATTTATACTGCAAGTGGTACCGCAGCATTAGAAACAGCAGTCGTAAATACCGTACAACCGGAAGAAGAAGTGCTTGTAATTGTCACAGGCGCATTTGGTGAACGTTTTACAAAAATTTGTGATGAGTATCACATTGAAGCCCATAAATATTTGGTCCCTTGGGGGGAAGCAGCTGACCCGAAACAATTAGCATCTTTACTGCAACAACATCCCAATGTTAAAGCAGTGTTTGCGACTTTCTGTGAAACTTCTACAGCCGTATTAAATCCAATTAAGCAACTTGCAGAAGTCGTGCACAATGAATCGGAAGCACTATTTATCGTTGACGGCGTCTCTTGTATTGGGGGAACAGAAACAAAAATGGATGAATGGGGATTAGATGTCGTTGTAACCGGATCGCAAAAAGCAATGATGCTCCCTGCAGGACTAGCTTTTATAGCTGCAAGCAAACGTGCCTGGGACGTTATTGAAAAAAATCCACATGCTAGATTTTATTTAGATATGCGCAGGTATCGTCTTAAACTTCAAGAAGATTCGACCCCCTTCACACCAGCAGTATCCTTACTACAAGGCTTAAAACAAGCCCTTACCCTCGTGGAGGAAGAAGGATTAGAAAATATTTTCCATCGCCATGAGATGATGAAGAATATGACTCGGGAAGCATTTAAAGCTTTATCCATTCCATTGCTTACATCGGATAAAAATGCTTCCCCAACAGTTACTGCTGTAAAACCAGGAGATTTTGCATCTGAAGACTTACGAAAGATCGTTAAAAACGATTTTGGTTTAACTTTAGCGGGAGGACAGCAACATTTAAAAGGACAAATTTTTCGAATTGGACATATGGGCTACTGTTCCCCTGCTGATGTGTTACAAGTAATAAGCATTATCGAAATTGGTTTACAACAAATTGGTAAACACGTAGAGCTTGGAACAGGCGTACAAGCTGCCCAAGCTGCCTATTTGAAAATGAAGGGTTGA
- a CDS encoding ABC transporter ATP-binding protein — translation MLLEIEHVNKSFWDDKQQVHFPVFSDVMISINENQFVSILGPSGCGKSTLLSMIAGLEETTEGTIKLNREPISGPGPDRGMVFQQPSLLPWLNVKENILFPIKKRFKKREAEEQVAYFLQLVQLDKFQHHYIHELSGGMQQRVAIARALAMNPKILLMDEPFAALDEQTRENLQDRLLDIWQKKKQTILFVTHSIKEALILSDRVIVMGTNPGRIISDVNINLNRPRKREDEQIIILEKKIRKLLKDEWNKALKDEWSNEIQNA, via the coding sequence TTGCTTTTAGAAATCGAACATGTAAATAAATCCTTTTGGGATGACAAACAACAAGTACATTTCCCCGTTTTTTCAGATGTGATGATAAGTATAAATGAAAATCAATTCGTCTCTATACTTGGCCCATCTGGTTGTGGGAAGTCGACTTTACTTTCTATGATTGCTGGTCTGGAGGAGACAACAGAAGGAACGATAAAGCTAAACCGCGAACCTATCAGCGGCCCTGGGCCAGATCGAGGAATGGTGTTCCAGCAACCTTCCTTACTTCCATGGCTCAACGTGAAAGAAAACATCTTATTTCCAATTAAAAAACGGTTCAAAAAGAGGGAAGCAGAAGAGCAAGTTGCTTATTTTCTACAGTTAGTTCAGCTAGATAAATTTCAACATCATTATATTCATGAACTTTCAGGTGGGATGCAACAGCGAGTAGCCATTGCTCGTGCCTTAGCAATGAATCCAAAAATATTATTAATGGATGAACCGTTTGCCGCTTTAGATGAGCAAACAAGAGAGAACCTTCAAGACAGATTGCTTGATATTTGGCAGAAAAAGAAGCAAACGATATTGTTTGTAACGCATAGCATTAAGGAAGCACTCATCCTTTCTGACAGAGTCATAGTCATGGGAACCAATCCCGGACGAATAATAAGTGATGTAAATATCAATCTAAACAGGCCACGTAAACGAGAAGATGAACAAATCATTATTTTGGAGAAAAAGATTAGAAAGCTTTTAAAAGATGAATGGAATAAAGCATTAAAGGATGAATGGTCAAATGAAATTCAAAATGCTTAG
- a CDS encoding 3'-5' exonuclease, giving the protein MIKVDSNMTLVSIDFETANEKRTSPCAVGIVVSDGTQIVDEYYSLINPLTDFRAMNIRIHGITPEHVRYAPTFTDVWPVLSTYLQQGMVIAHNASFDMSVLRNTLDRFGLTYPDLNYLCTVMLAKQIWPQLHNHKLDTLATFHQIPFEHHHALEDARVAAKLFSKSLNESKQHTIEGLLAMYHIQSGKIFHHGYHAPKKKKMRQYKQIFLT; this is encoded by the coding sequence ATGATTAAGGTGGATTCTAATATGACTCTAGTATCAATTGATTTTGAAACTGCTAACGAAAAACGGACAAGTCCTTGTGCAGTTGGCATCGTTGTATCAGATGGGACACAAATAGTGGATGAGTACTATAGTTTGATAAATCCGCTTACAGATTTTCGAGCAATGAACATACGAATACATGGTATTACGCCAGAACATGTTCGTTATGCTCCAACTTTTACAGATGTTTGGCCAGTCCTTTCTACATACTTACAGCAAGGTATGGTTATTGCTCATAATGCGAGCTTTGATATGAGTGTTCTAAGAAATACATTAGATCGTTTTGGGTTAACATACCCTGACTTGAATTATCTATGTACAGTTATGCTTGCAAAACAAATATGGCCACAGCTACATAATCATAAATTGGATACATTGGCTACCTTCCATCAAATCCCTTTTGAACATCATCATGCTTTAGAAGATGCCCGTGTTGCAGCAAAACTTTTTTCTAAATCTTTAAATGAAAGTAAACAGCATACAATAGAAGGCTTATTAGCTATGTATCATATACAAAGTGGTAAGATTTTTCATCATGGGTATCATGCACCAAAGAAAAAGAAAATGCGTCAATATAAACAGATTTTTCTTACTTAA